A part of Bacillus rossius redtenbacheri isolate Brsri chromosome 1, Brsri_v3, whole genome shotgun sequence genomic DNA contains:
- the LOC134527117 gene encoding uncharacterized protein LOC134527117 isoform X4, which yields MISVEYNFVDRTLTWGIAYLALNSAWLVSSFLMAVCSCVDNPKKTVTYFLYSPWMMATTAIVIADLAAAIVHFADISQLQGLLDQVSDAATWWQIVLGPLAMGLIFSRFIIGWIINLGMLICVSIAIVILWKKSDNPKVSPPRPGAPPLEESDYVAGCGPRQVERAQPGRREVHLEDPGGHFVGSRVQSLISQQPRVIVPDPRYREAYVNREEEKNQSKAPKGYFPDESSSQLYDKDEPRASYGGTAVRNQLPWSYFQSQADPRRPIPRQPGAGEGLDRPPVPVPDYTLHIGKRPKDSRQRQRRSSREADVLY from the exons ATGATCAGCGTGGAGTACAACTTCGTGGATCGAACCCTCACGTGGGGGATAGCTTACCTAGCGCTGAACTCTGCTTGGTTGGTATCATCCTTTTTAATGGCAG TTTGCTCCTGTGTTGATAACCCAAAAAAGACAGTGACGTACTTCTTGTACAGTCCGTGGATGATGGCAACTACTGCCATTGTCATAGCGGACTTGGCAGCTGCAATTGTACATTTCGCTGACATCAGTCAACTTCAG GGTTTGTTGGACCAAGTGAGTGACGCTGCCACGTGGTGGCAAATAGTCCTCGGTCCTTTGGCGATGGGTTTAATCTTCTCCCGGTTCATCATCGGTTGGATTATAAACCTCGGCATGCTGATATGCGTCAGTATAGCTATCGTAATATTGTGGAAGAAATCTGACAATCCTAAG GTGTCGCCGCCTCGGCCGGGCGCCCCGCCGCTTGAGGAGTCCGACTATGTCGCGGGGTGCGGCCCGCGCCAGGTGGAGCGAGCCCAGCCCGGCCGGCGAGAGGTCCACCTCGAGGACCCCGGCGGCCACTTCGTGGGCTCGCGCGTGCAGAGCCTCATCAGTCAGCAGCCCAGAGTCATCGTGCCCGACCCGCGGTACAG aGAAGCGTACGTGAACCGCGAGGAAGAGAAAAATCAAAGTAAAGCTCCCAAAGGTTACTTTCCGGACGAGTCAAGTTCGCAGCTATATGACAAGGACGA GCCGCGGGCGAGCTACGGCGGCACCGCGGTGCGCAACCAGCTGCCGTGGTCCTACTTCCAGAGCCAGGCCGACCCTCGCCGGCCCATCCCCCGGCAGCCCGGCGCAGGGGAGGGTCTGGACCGGCCCCCCGTGCCCGTGCCCGACTACACGCTGCACATCGGCAAGCGGCCCAAGGACAGCCGCCAGCGCCAGCGGCGGTCCTCCC gtGAAGCAGATGTCCTCTACTGA
- the LOC134527117 gene encoding uncharacterized protein LOC134527117 isoform X3, translating to MRFRLLPEPECFYTGKVMISVEYNFVDRTLTWGIAYLALNSAWLVSSFLMAVCSCVDNPKKTVTYFLYSPWMMATTAIVIADLAAAIVHFADISQLQGLLDQVSDAATWWQIVLGPLAMGLIFSRFIIGWIINLGMLICVSIAIVILWKKSDNPKVSPPRPGAPPLEESDYVAGCGPRQVERAQPGRREVHLEDPGGHFVGSRVQSLISQQPRVIVPDPRYREAYVNREEEKNQSKAPKGYFPDESSSQLYDKDEPRASYGGTAVRNQLPWSYFQSQADPRRPIPRQPGAGEGLDRPPVPVPDYTLHIGKRPKDSRQRQRRSSREADVLY from the exons AACCAGAATGCTTTTACACAGGGAAGGTAATGATCAGCGTGGAGTACAACTTCGTGGATCGAACCCTCACGTGGGGGATAGCTTACCTAGCGCTGAACTCTGCTTGGTTGGTATCATCCTTTTTAATGGCAG TTTGCTCCTGTGTTGATAACCCAAAAAAGACAGTGACGTACTTCTTGTACAGTCCGTGGATGATGGCAACTACTGCCATTGTCATAGCGGACTTGGCAGCTGCAATTGTACATTTCGCTGACATCAGTCAACTTCAG GGTTTGTTGGACCAAGTGAGTGACGCTGCCACGTGGTGGCAAATAGTCCTCGGTCCTTTGGCGATGGGTTTAATCTTCTCCCGGTTCATCATCGGTTGGATTATAAACCTCGGCATGCTGATATGCGTCAGTATAGCTATCGTAATATTGTGGAAGAAATCTGACAATCCTAAG GTGTCGCCGCCTCGGCCGGGCGCCCCGCCGCTTGAGGAGTCCGACTATGTCGCGGGGTGCGGCCCGCGCCAGGTGGAGCGAGCCCAGCCCGGCCGGCGAGAGGTCCACCTCGAGGACCCCGGCGGCCACTTCGTGGGCTCGCGCGTGCAGAGCCTCATCAGTCAGCAGCCCAGAGTCATCGTGCCCGACCCGCGGTACAG aGAAGCGTACGTGAACCGCGAGGAAGAGAAAAATCAAAGTAAAGCTCCCAAAGGTTACTTTCCGGACGAGTCAAGTTCGCAGCTATATGACAAGGACGA GCCGCGGGCGAGCTACGGCGGCACCGCGGTGCGCAACCAGCTGCCGTGGTCCTACTTCCAGAGCCAGGCCGACCCTCGCCGGCCCATCCCCCGGCAGCCCGGCGCAGGGGAGGGTCTGGACCGGCCCCCCGTGCCCGTGCCCGACTACACGCTGCACATCGGCAAGCGGCCCAAGGACAGCCGCCAGCGCCAGCGGCGGTCCTCCC gtGAAGCAGATGTCCTCTACTGA